From the genome of Trichosurus vulpecula isolate mTriVul1 chromosome 6, mTriVul1.pri, whole genome shotgun sequence:
TATAAAAATTATGGAGAGGTCTAAAAAGTCATTAGACTAAATACATTTCTCCCTTTATTTCAGGATTTCTTAGTCTTTTCATATGCCACATATTTCCTTGGCCATCTGGTATAAATtatggaatctttttcaggatgctgttttcaaataattgaaggattttttttatcaaagaTTAGTTGATCTAAAGATACTTTTTCTCATCTAAGTTCATGGATTCCATGATATCTATCCACTGTCTTTTTCAATGTATGTAGActgcaggttaagaacccctattccAGTACATTGTCTCTTCAGGGTAGgtaaaaggaattggaaaatggaaaaatccTGGATTCTGGAAGGCATCAATATCATCCTGACTAttgtaaaattttcttttgttatctaATATAACTATcgatctctctgagcctcactttccacaTCTAAAAAAGGGGGATAAAAATCACCTGTATGATAGACATGGTAACCAGGTCAGACAATTTATGAGGAAGGTGTTTGGAACATGCCAAGTGCTATAGCAAAGTAATCATTCTAACTAACATTTTGTTAAACaaaagagtcagtcagtcagtcaataccTATGTTTGTCCCACAGTTGTTGATGTGAGGGGAGTGGGTATAAATAGAAGGAATATATTTAGCATATTTTTCTGATATTAACAGTCACATATCTTACATAAGGATAGAATAGGGAAGAAGAggtgaacaaatataaaatatgatgaGTCAGATGAAGGGAGattaaagtaaaaatagaccttaCATTGTCATATATAAAAAGGTAGATTTATCCCTGATTGATACTCTCAAGTGAAAACCAAACCTGGAGACTGAAATCTTGACTTCTCCCTCTGCAGTCACTACACAAAGAGGTGAAGTTGTGTGGTGGCTCGAAAGAATATCTCATGTCTGTCTCTTGTCCCAAGTCATACCAAGTCTGTCTCTTGTATAACTTGAAGATCAGTCGTCTAAATCAGCACGATACTAATTCATTTGAAATGCAAGAGGTCTTATCATCTTGAAATCTGCCTTTTCTCCCACAAGGGATCCCAGAGAAACACAAGTAGGTACCATTAAGTCCCTAACTCCACATCAAACTTTTAAGGTGGAAAAAAGGAATCTTCTAAGAGAGTTTTGTCTAGTACTCTCTGATTTTAAAGGTATGTGTGGAACCAGGGAATGCATTCCCAGAGGCATTCTGAAGCAGCCAATTTTTAGGCTATTTCCAATACAGTAGGAAACTTTAGTgcagggggaattttttttttgccttttccttcttggcTCCTGTCAGGTTTCTTCATTAATGTGAATATCAGACACCAAATATTTAACATTCAAACTCCTTCACCCAAAAATATTTGGCAATGAAATGCCAAAAGGCCACTGGCCAGGCATTCAGTATCAGCATGTTACATCAGTGCGGGTCCACAATGACTGTGTAATGCAAAGGTTTACAGATTGCAATATAGTGATCAAAGGCCACAGACACCAGAATGAACATTTCAGCACCTCCCAGCAagtgagaaatgaagagctgAGTCATGCAGCAATTAAAGGAGATGGTTTTGCTCTCAGGAGCTAAGTCTCTGATCAGTGTCAGGACAATGGTAGAAGTATAGGCCAGATCTGTGAGGGCCAGGTGACACAGAAAATAGTACATGGGTTGCTGAATGAGGTGGCCAAATGTGATAGTGATGAAGATGATAAAGTTATGCAGGAAGATTGCAAAATAACAGAGCAAGAAGaaggcaaaacatattttcctAATCTCTGTTCATAAAAAGTCCCAAGAAAACAAATTCTGTGACATTGTCTGATTTTTCCCTGTAGTTATAGTAGGTGATAAACACAAAGTAGAATATTAATTAATCTGAAAATATGTGGAATAGGAAAAATCACCATTGGTATTGTTGTAGTTAtagtatataaaacaattttgagataattttaaaaaacaaaagagtgTGGCCAGGACTACGTATTACCTCATATTCCATGtatggtttgtgtgtgtgtgtgtgtgtgtgtgtgtgtgtgtgtgtgtgtgtttatcacTGTTCAAAGTACAAGTATTTGTAACTCCAACTTGTACTTCATGAGAAGAGTTAATTTCCTTAGAGTCACATTTTAGTACCTGAATTGATATTTCTTAGGAAATGATAATTATGATaatggtgctggtgctggtggtggtggtggtagtagtggtggtggtggtggtgttaaaGTTATTtacatagtcacatagctaataagtatctgtggTAGGCTCTGAATTCAggtatttctgattccaaatccagcatcccTTACACAATCTTGTTGATTTCATTTTAAGGTGAAAATCATGGTTTTCTAATTTCTAATGCCATTTTTCCATCGTAGGAAATTTCTTTTGAAAGGACAAATTTGCATAAAACTTACATCTAAGAAAATAAGGACAAAGGAGCCTGTGTCTTGAATTTCTTTTGTTCAAAGGCATCAGCAGAAAGCAAGGAAGAATAGATTGGAAATTGTCATTTCTCTACTAAGTCTGCTCCtgtctctctgtatttctttATTATTCCAACATTCTTTGGCTTCTCATGCTGGAAGATACCTACTGCCTTAGATAATCCCTTGCTCTTATTGGTCAATTCCTATTTCATCATACCTTTCAAGGAAGTATCCAGGCTAGCCATTTTCACCCCACCCCTCTTCACTAGGCTCTGCTCTTTACTCTTTGGAATTCCTTTCCTGCCCAGCCCCTCTAGATAGATATACTTCTCCCATATCCTCTCTCTTCCCAAATTATCACCACTCCTTCATATGCCATCTTTCATCATTTGAATATAAGTTCCCCGAGGGCAAGGACtctctttgtacttgtatttgtatcccaaatactttgcacagtgcctgtcacagagTACaggcttgataaatatttgtggatttgGCTGACATACTTGATTATCAAAGAAAAACTGTGATTACTTCACAGTTGAGATAGAGCCTGGCCCTATGTCACAGTCCATTTCTTTGCCATTCTTAGAAGATGAACATATTCTGGATTTGGAATGATGAGTCACATAAGAGAAAACAATGACAGATTATTCCTTATGTTCATCTTTTCCACAATATACTATTTGTGAAGTGACTAAATAGTACGTAGCTTGGCGCCAAACACTAACAATTGTACAAAGGTTTGATAAGGATATAACCCTGGTTTTTACTttggacttgattttttttaaggatactCATTAATATACCTTTGGTGACACAGTACCCATTTCTTCATCAAGGgcataaagggggaaaaataaaataaaaacctatcttttcatttaaatatcAATGACATTTGGTTAGACCACACCTTCTGCATGGCATTTTTCATCTCTGCATTTCTCAGTGTATAGATGAGAGGATTAAGCATGGGTCCAATGACAGTGTAAAACATGGAAAACTCCTTATcatttttgctggcactgggaggTCGAATATAGGTGGAAATACAGGGCACAAAGAATAGAACAACAACCATGACATGGGAACCACAAGTGGAGAGGGCTTTGTGCCGACCTTCTGACGAGTGCTTTCTAAGATTGTACAATATGACAATATAAGATGCCACCAAGACAAGAAAAGTCGTTAACACAACCATCCCAGAATTAGCTATGACTAAGATATTAGCAATATATGTGTCTGCACAGACAAGTTTTAAGAGGGGTTTAACATCACATATATAGTGATCTATTTGATTAGGGCCACAAAATGGCAACCTAGCCACCATAAGCATCTGGGCAATGGCATGCCAAAAGGCCACCCCCCAGGCCATGAGGATCATTGTGTTACATCTCTGTCGATTCACTATGATCATATAATGTAAGGGTTTACAAATGGCAACATAGCGATCAAAGGCCATGGACACCAAGATGAACATCTCAACAGTAGCCAAGAAGTGAGCAGTAAAGAGCtgagtcatacaactaataaaggaaattattttttctttagcaattaagtcccttatgagccGAGGGACTATGGTAGATGTATACGCCAGATCCATTAAGGACAAATGACACAGAAAGTAGTACATGGGCTGTTGGATCAGATGGCTACAAGTGATGGTGATAAAGATGATAAAGTTCCCAAGGAAAATCACAaaataacagaacaaaaagatTACAAAACACATCATTTTGAGATCCTGGTTCATGAAGAGTCCCAAAAGAACAAACTCTGTTACATTGTTCTGATTTTCCatgtatttcaaatattttattaaagtcCAGGAGAATTGTAATTCATCTGAAATCAAATAGAACAGGATAAATTATCAAAAGCATAATGGTAGATATAAAGTTTATCCCcagattatttaaatatatagtgCATTATTTGAATGgattattatatacatttaaattGAGGAAGAtcaaggaatataatttttttttccggCCAGGTCATAGAAACTCTTTGAAAATTAGGTAGCTCAACAGTATTTTTGCCCATGCTACTAAAATGCCTTTATGCCTGTGGtttcaaaaaataaacattatatatctttaaaagttctgacaatttaaaaaatccctaggatttttaaatttctccattagaatggtAATTTAATAGTACAACTGATTAAGTATGTAGATTTAATTGTGACAAAGCTAAAATTAATACACTGaatcagtaaagaaaaaaataaggaaatatttattatttgtagtTTATTAAATagacatgaaaaaatatattaatgtttgggagaaatttgaatattaaattattaaaagtcAATATGCTGAAAGATATCTTAAAATGATTTGAAAATGCATTTTGAATACCAACTATAAATGAATAGGACATATTtttaagtataaaaataaataattttcagcTTTCCTCTGTGCCTGCCTGCCTTCCACGATCAATTAACAGTCTTTGATTCATTACATGTACGTAAAGCATTAAACAAATATtacaaggaagaaggaagacaaaaaataaaacaaagaattgaCCAATAAATGCAACTGTCATGTGAAGTTGAGCTCAGAAATTGAAAGGCTTAATAACATATTGAAAGGAACTTTACAAAGATCAGAGAAAACAATGTGggggctttttttctttaaaaaggcaTATGCTTGGAGTAGAGTATTGATATGTTTAAGTTTTGGGACAGTTGAAGCTGAAGTGTTGGTAAAGAAGCCTGGTCAGACTGGATTTATGGAGCAGAATGAAATGATgttctgtctcttccctctccatcagTCATACTTTCCTAAACTTTGTCAACCTCTTTTCATGTGTAATAAATATATACGTGTTACTCTGATATTTCTACAGGTAAgggtctctcttccctctcttcctttttgttaTCTTCTATTTATCTCCCTCGCTTCTATTATTACCTTGATAGTCCCTTTGACAAATAACATTTTGAGTCTTTGATTTCTACTCTGATGCTTCAATCTTGCTAGGATCTGTAATAATTTACTTTCATAATCTTCTATTATACTACTTTGGGTAATAAAATTTTAGATTACTACCTCTATTTTTAATGGGGAGAGACATGCAAAGATCTTTCTTACCAGCCATTTCACAATGAACAATTGGAGCCACAGCACAGAGACCAACATTTCAGGCCTACTGCTCTGAGAGCCTTGTTTCTATTTCTAGGTACTGTAGATTGCATAAGGTTACTGGGACTGATTCTGATGGGTGAGTTTACTGTGGCTATCATTATCTTTATTCAGATAACTTGAGATGTTGAGTAGCTCACTGTTGTGCTTTTTTCATAATAAGTCCTAACACTTACCTTTGTGTGAGTTCAGCCAAAGCACCCTTGAAATAAATGGTCAGTAAATGAAGAATTGTAACGAATTaataggaaagagacagagaaatcaaAAGTCAGAAGGACCCTTAGAGAAAATCTTATAcaactttcctcattttacagatgagaaatttcaCTCTCTAAATGGTGAAGCATTGTGTAAGTCCTCACAGATCAGGAGTTGAAAAGCAGAGGTTTGATGTAGTTCCTATAAGTCCAAGCCTACCATGCTTAATATTTTGTATTAACGAGATAGGCAGATGGGTCAAGAAAGAGGgatagagaaacaaaagaaggggagataatgacagagaaaaagagatggagaaagagagatagagacagggaaggggaaagatagaATAACAGAGATAGAGAaccaaagacagagacagagggcagagatagaaagagagacaggagagaggagagaggagagaggagagaggagagaggagagaggagagaggagagagagagagagagatgtgtgtgtaCCTGCAAAATATATTCTGAGGTAAGCAGCTTCATACATAATGTAGCAACCAATATAGGACTGAAAGCATtagaaagtatatgtatataggtaggAACTTACATTACTCCAGATGACAAGGCTGATCCATTCAAGATATCCTCTCATAAGTAAACAAACAAAGAATCCTATACTGCTGCCTCGCTCATTACTCCTAACAGATAGCTATTTAGATGGTGTCTCAAAAATGAAGTGTATTATATTTGTCTTCTTCATAGCATTGTTCATTGTCTGGAATGTGTCAAGTGGGACTTATGGTCAAGcaatattcctttctctccaagaGAGAAATGCAGAGAAGCACAAATAGGTGCCCAAACCTCTGGACACCACATTGAAATTTGCAATGAAAGAAACCTCTAGAGACCTTTTATCAAGCATGCTCTGATTTTACAGGTATATGTGGGAACAGGAGAAAAACTCCCAGAGGGCTCTCAAAATAGTTAATCAAATTGTGGACTTATAGTACGTTGACAAATTTGTTGCagagggacatttttttttccttttcctttttggctcCTGACAGGCATATTCACCAGGCATCAGGTCACTTTTGCTACCCAGTCCCAACCCCTTTCAATCTATGCACTCCCAAGTCACACTCCtacttaaaattttagaaaaatgccTGGGAATTTCATATCACCACAGGAATTGAATTGTTAGATGGTACAAATGAAGATGGAAAACATACAGAACTCCCTGCCCCATTTCTGAGTGAATAAAGCCAATACCAAAAGATGCTCACATTTTAAAAGAACCCTTTGTTATTTTAATCCACCTCCACCTGATTTCATTCTTGCTAGTTTCCATATTGTTCTTTTGGGTACTGCCTAAGGTGCATGTGTCATTCCTCTTACTCCTGCAGTTCTATAGCATTTGGCATTTGTTTctcctcctggcaggaatgaaagtctcccttgaaGAAGAGTGGTGGGAAGAAGAGACTAGAAATGTCTATTCTGTTTCTCTTTGAACCATACAATAATATCCCCATACATTATGTGGGGATGAGGGTGGGGCCCAGCCCTCAGGACACATAGGGTTTTGCTGTAGAttgcatttttcatttattttgttaaatatttccaaattacattttgatAAGGTTCACTTAGATTTGGACATTGGGtgattttgaaagacttgaaaTTCAATAAGGATAAATTTAAATTCTATCACTTAGGTACAAAAcatcaatttaaaaatacaaaataaaagatgAATGGTTAGACAAGAGTTGTTCTAATAAAATAGTTTAGGACTTCACTGGCCCTTAGCTTAACATGAGTCTTTTTGATGTGTCATTCATAAAACTACTGTAATTTTAGGCTGCATAAATAGAGGTAAAGTTGCCAGAAACAGGGAGATATTAATCTCAGTGTACACTGCTTTTGTCAAGACTCATCTACAGTGTGCAAGTCTTAGTTCCAAGAATATCGATCAGCTGAAGAAGGGTGAGAGTAGGGCAACAAATATGTTTAAATGCCCTTATTCTTAGTCACAGGAAGACAACATAAAGCAAGAGGGCATAAAAGACCCAGAAACTAAAAGACTCATGGTGGTCATGATagcttcaagtattttttttttctgttggacAAAAGAGTACAGAACCAAGAACAACAGGTTAATGATctaaagagaaaatgttaatttacAGACTTGTTTTCAGGGGGAAAACATGCTAAAAATTAAAGCAATCCcaaatggggagggaaggagagagggatggagggagggagagggaaggcggggggagagagagagagagagagagagagacagagagagagacagagagacagagagacagagagacagagagagagagagagagagagagagagagagagacaaagacagagacagacagagagatatagagacagagagactgagagagagggaggagagacagagatagatggagagaggaaggtagggagagagacacaaagacagagaagggtggagagagggaaggaggaagagagggaaaaatgagacagacagacagagaaagagagagagaaaggggggggggtccTTCAAACTCTTCAAGATTTTCAAGGAAACACTAGACGACCATTTCTCAAGTATCATGCCTACCAATTGTACCAATTGTATAACTCTTTAACTGTTATATAGTCTTTAAAGTactatctccttttatcctcatgGAAAAAAAGCCTGAGAGTTAGGTGCTGttctagataaggaaattaagactgATATCAGTattccatagctagtaagtatcaaaggccaaatttaaactcaaaatgtTAGAATATGTTACACTCATGTATGTCTTCATTTcctatatttttctatatatttaaaatatatcaagGGCTGTTGAGGTTTCTTTCAAatgtcaaattctgtgattttggtaCAATGAGTCCGAGTAATGCTGGAGGTTTGAGCAGCCTTTTCACGAAGATGCTACTCAACCAGTGTATTCTAAATGGCCACCCATTCTTACCACTCATGTGATGTATTTTATTGGAAAGTgtttcacaattaaaaaaaaatctctctttcacACGAGCAAATACTTTTGTTTTTAGCTACTTGCAGTAGCTGGCTATTGCATGTGAATGCAACATTGAGTGCCTATAAGTTAACATTTAAGTAGTGTTGACTCATAGAAAACCTTGACCTTGGTGTCATCTTTCATTGAGAGACCTAATCCAAGAGTGAAGGTGAGATGAAGGATGCTATTAAAGAATCCCTACATCATTCCTCTTCTCAAACCCTTCTGTTGCTCCAGACTACTTATTTAAAAAGTGCAAGTACTTTTTCATTAAAGACCTCCCACAATCTGCCACCACTCTTagctttccaactttaaatcacAGGATATTCTGCCACATAGTTAATTTAGGTTCTAGCCAAAGTGGGGAGCTCACATAGTCACCATTTCTTTCTTATCTTCCATCATTCATTGACATCATTCTCAACTCCTGAAATGTCCTCATTAATTATTTTCATCTAGGAAAATTATCCTCCTTCAAGGGAAACTTGAAgatatgaaattataaaataataaatattataaatataaattatgtgCATCCTATTCCAATGTGGTGTCAAAAGAAATCAATCTCAATGAGCAGATACTAGATGTAGTTTATTGGGAACCAGAAAGAATTTCTCCGGATGATAGAATTTGAGCTTAGTGTTGGGGGAAGCTGGGGAAGCTAGAAGgctgaaatgagaaaaaagaacagTGGAGGACTGGGGATAAACAATACAAACACATGGATTTAAGATGGAGTATAAAAAATGGGCTAGGCAAGTAAGACAGGGTAGTGTGTGGAGGgcagtaaagtataagaagattgtaACTCAgaataggagagaagaaaaggaagggaattaaaaaaagagaaaatgtatttcTTCACAGCCATTCTGTAGGTTGCCCTTTTAATGATTCCTTAGACTGCATTACTATTCCTGAAAATGTCAAAATCTAGACATTGGATAATAATTTATATACAAAAGGAAGATTGTTATagattattcttttctttaatcCTTTCCACTCCATATAATTGGGGGATTTATTATTAAGTTAGAGCTGTGTAAAAATTCTACACTAGGCACCAATCCAGATGTAAAGGTACCTAAACTAAGATTGCTGCTTTTTATCCATGACTTTTTggcctttaaaaaaagttcatccCTATTCGAAgtaaagatggattttttttcattttctgcataTTTCTTGCTCCTTTCGTAAAAGGCTagtatagaaaataaattttgcatgattttacatgtataattgatatatttcttgacttctcaatgggtaAAGGATGGGTGGGATGgaggaagataattttgaaattaaaatagttttgtttaatgttacaaataaataaaaggaaggaggtaaaaaacaaaagtcatcccggcaaaaaggtgaaaatagtagcATGTTGACATTTCTTCTATTGGCCCTaaatgaaaaatcaaattaaaattctattttatttgaaTGTCAAAAACATTTTTGCTACCCATACCTTCTGCATCGCATTCTTCATCTCTGTATTTCTCAATGTATAGATTAGAGGGTTTATCATGGGTGCAATGACTGTGTAGAACATTGAGAACTCCTTATCATTTTGGCTGGCACTGGGAGGTGGGATATAGGTGGCAATACAGTGTACAAAGAATAGAACCACAACCATGACATGAGAAGCACAGGTGGAGAGGGCTTTATGTCAAGCATCTGATGAGTAGTTCCTAAGGTTATATAATATGACGATGTAAGATGCCATCAAAACCAGAAAGGTGGCCAAGACAACCATCCCAGTATTTGCGATGACTAAGATATTTGGGATATGTGTGTCAGTTCAGATCAGTTTTAAGAGGGCTTTCACATCACATACATGTGATTAGGCCCACAGAAAGTTAATCTAATTACCATGATCATCTGGGCAATAGCATGCAAAAAGGCCACCCCCCAGGCCAGAAGGAGCATCATGTTACATCCCTGTCTATTTACAATTATCATGTAATGCAAAGGTTTACAAATGGCAACATAATGATCAAAGGCCATAGACACCAGAATGAACACCTCAATACCcgaaagaaaatgagaagtaaAGAGTTGAGTCATACAGCTATTGTAGGAGATAGATTTTTGCTTGGCAATTAAGTCCCTTAGTAGCTTGGGAACCACAGTGGAAGTATAGGCAAGATCCATGTAGGATAAATGAGAGAGGAAATAGTACATAGGTTGTTGGATTAAATGACTGCATATGATAGTGATGAAGATAATAATGTTCCCAAAGAAGATGGCAAAATAGCAAAGCaagaatattataaaacatatcATCTTAACTTCTGGCTTCTTGAACAGTCCCAAGAGAACAAATTCTGTGACATTGTTCTGATTTTCCATGTATTTAAAGGAGAGGATAGGTTTCCAGAAGAATTCCAATTCACCTGAAATAAACCAAATATGACAAATCAGTAAAAGTACTGAGTTTGTAGGTATTTTTGAATGGAAGCCTCATTAGCAGATTGTGGATAAAATTTAATTCTActatttggcttttttttctacagatttaaatgaaaatacaaaagtTTGTCTTAATTTCATGGAGATGATATGTATACTTCTAAAATATAATATCTATCCTGTAGCCTTTCTAATGCTATTAAAATCTGTTTATACCTATAAGTTAAAAATgcaacacaattttaaaagatCTGGCACTATGTTAAAAGTCCATTCTAATGGACTTCTGAACCATgaagatcttttttttctgaggacTCATCCTATATCAGGTAGTTCTTAACATAATTAAAttgagatgattaaaaaaaaaaagaaattcctaacTTTTTATCAAAAAAGTATGGCAAAAGCTATAAATTGTTAGGGAAACTGtaacaaatattaaatatgaatAAGAAGCTGGCTGTTGAAaactctcaaatattttttttagaaaatgaggagagaaaaataataatactaaataaattttttcttCCACTTGTATGATCCATGTCATTTACCGATTATCAGTCAGTGAGAAATtattggcatttaaaaaatgaatgtatgCCTAAATAATGAGAACAAGGAAATATAAAACATGATAAATCAGGCTCTGGTCCCAAACtggatgaattaaaaataaaagaaggggtATTTTACAATTGGCTAAGAAACCACTGATGTGAATTTATTTCCATTCCTGAAAGGGAAGTGTGGACTACTGAATCAGTGAGTTGGTCTCTCTGATTATCAGATGTTCagggaaaaaatcaagaaatactactgagtgagggaggaaagaatgagatTAATTAAGAGGAGAAATGATATTTACTTTGACAGTTTTCAGTGATCTGGGTGGTGATATATATTTACAGCCTTTGTGGCAATTAGGGATGTGGTAGAGTCATAATATTAGTCtgagatttgggggaaagatggaactctctttatttcttcctccttttgtttTATGGATGTATCACCATATTTCTGATTTTCCTGAATGACAATATCTCACTACCCTTACTCCTCCTACTCCCcttcttcattttcccttctctttccctccttcatatctccttccttctccttttgatCACTCAATCTTCCAGCAAAATTTACAATACTCCTTCTATAAAAGTAATAGATTGCCATCAATCCTCTCAAACCAAATCTTCCAAGCTTGAAAGGACATACCACATTTTTACCACCACACTTTCTTTC
Proteins encoded in this window:
- the LOC118854498 gene encoding olfactory receptor 4P4-like is translated as MENQNNVTEFVLLGLFMNQDLKMMCFVIFLFCYFVIFLGNFIIFITITCSHLIQQPMYYFLCHLSLMDLAYTSTIVPRLIRDLIAKEKIISFISCMTQLFTAHFLATVEMFILVSMAFDRYVAICKPLHYMIIVNRQRCNTMILMAWGVAFWHAIAQMLMVARLPFCGPNQIDHYICDVKPLLKLVCADTYIANILVIANSGMVVLTTFLVLVASYIVILYNLRKHSSEGRHKALSTCGSHVMVVVLFFVPCISTYIRPPSASKNDKEFSMFYTVIGPMLNPLIYTLRNAEMKNAMQKVWSNQMSLIFK